A genome region from Oryzias latipes chromosome 2, ASM223467v1 includes the following:
- the LOC101169094 gene encoding E3 ubiquitin-protein ligase HECW2-like — MAAAAMASSSAPPLSSSHSDGGRDPVLTERRRGLPSRPYTIGPDGLHTLSEQEAPSSSMTAEGMGAGLQRANSDTDLLTSEGRSSLTASTYQLTLGHGQLVISWDIKEEVDATDWIGLYHIDETCVANMWDSKNRGVNGTQTGHIVWRLEPEPYFTEPETKICFRYYHGLSGALRASTPCITVQNPGVLVRSEGEREEPSGGELCQRLVTFTISDVRAVGLKKGMFFNPDPYLKMSIQPGRRTGLPKFTHQGQERRSSIVLNTTNPAWHGEKFTFVALLSDVLEVEVKDKFAKSRPIIKRFLGQLVVPVQRLLEGQTRTDHELSFGLSRRLPTDHVSGQLSFRVSLTSPGSEEAAVDLGATALGGAETPSDDEDLPHSSSPHCVFEPSLSGPEVGRLNGFYGDGTLWCEARERGGASGPHCQRQVSLNDYLDAIEAPPSMGGRAAPLPRLRSSFPTDTRLSAMLHIDSDEEEDAAGRRQEAEPQQSAAAGSDDPEAGPEAGVSGTGGSAAELSQVQTEPGCCENDGASGSSHGPLSPIQEVDAGKETAPKAEEEGAESSSSEATGPAGAAPTPSSSAGVTVGGSEPGAEGGGAPEKGGAVWRRLSEGLEQNQDKSRTRKDEARTRPGEGETGAVAAGGGHQSVRSLPSVRNDISRYQRVDEALPPDWEARVDSHGRIFYVDHVNRTTTWQRPTAPPAPQTFQRSSSTQQMEQLIRRYQNIHRTMTNHCRAEEQPAAELQGDEVEAPPLVSDLRRDSGQSGSRSRVSLLQSPSCRFLSSPDFFTVLHSNPSAYRMFSTNTCLKHMVSKVRRDAHHFERYQHNRDLVAFLNMFANKQLELPRGWEMKHDHTGKSFFVDHNCRATTFIDPRLPVQSARPPSVLAHHQHLTRQRSHSAGEVSPRRRWREDSRHAGPAVLPRPSSTLTSAGRGQVQEAVPAAYNEKIVAFLRQGNICEILQERQPDLSRNQLLREKVQLIRSDGVPALNRLSGDADLVMLLSLFDEDIMSYVPPHALLHPSHCQSPWGSPASSPQNSPGTQRANARAPAPYKRDFEAKLRNFYRKLETKGYGQGPGKLKLSIRRDHLLEDAFNQIMCYSRKDLQRSKFYVSFVGEEGLDYSGPSREFFFLVSRELFNPYYGLFEYSANDTYTVQISPMSAFVDNHYEWFRFSGRILGLALIHQYLLDAFFTRPFYKGLLRIPCDLTDLEYLDEEFHQSLQWMKDNDIEGILELTFTVNEEVFGQITERELKPGGGNIPVSERNKKEYIERMVKWRIERGVVQQTESLVRGFYEVVDARLVSVFDARELELVIAGTAEIDLSDWRSNTEYRGGYHDNHIVIRWFWAAVERFNNEQRLRLLQFVTGTSSIPYEGFAALRGSNGPRKFCVEKWGKVTSLPRAHTCFNRLDLPPYQSFSMLFEKLLTAVEETSTFGLE; from the exons ATGGCAGCAGCTGCTATGGCTTCCTCCTCGGCCCCCCCATTATCATCTTCTCACAGTGATGGAGGTCGGGATCCCGTCCTGACGGAGCGCCGACGCGGCCTTCCCTCCCGGCCGTACACGATTGGCCCTGACGGCCTCCACACCCTGTCGGAACAGGAGGCCCCTTCCTCCTCCATGACAGCAGAAGGAATGGGGGCGGGGCTCCAGCGGGCCAACAGCGACACAGACCTGTTGACCTCGGAGGGCCGCTCATCGCTGACGGCGTCCACGTACCAGTTGACTCTGGGCCACGGGCAGCTGGTCATATCCTGGGACATCAAGGAGGAGGTGGACGCCACCGACTGGATTGGACTCTACCACATTG ACGAGACGTGTGTGGCAAACATGTGGGACTCCAAGAACCGCGGCGTCAACGGCACCCAGACAGGACACATCGTATGGAGGCTGGAGCCAGAACCCTACTTTACAGAAC CggaaacaaagatctgcttcaGGTACTACCACGGACTGAGTGGAGCTCTACGAGCGTCTACACCCTGCATCACCGTCCAGAATCCTGGAGTTCTG GTGAGGAGTGAAGGTGAAcgggaggagccgtcgggcgggGAGCTCTGTCAGAGGCTGGTCACCTTCACCATTTCAG ACGTCAGAGCCGTGGGACTGAAGAAGGGGATGTTCTTCAACCCCGACCCCTACCTGAAGATGTCCATCCAGCCCGGCAGGAGGACTGGCCTCCCCAAGTTCACCCACCAGGGTCAGGAGAGGCGCTCCTCCATCGTCCTCAACACCACCAACCCCGCGTGGCACGGAGAG AAGTTCACCTTCGTGGCGCTCCTGAGCGACGTGCTGGAGGTTGAGGTGAAGGACAAGTTCGCCAAGAGCCGGCCAATCATTAAGCGCTTCCTGGGTCAGCTGGTTGTTCCTGTTCAGAGACTCCTGGAAGGACAAACGCGCAC CGACCACGAGCTCAGCTTCGGGCTGAGCCGCCGCCTCCCCACCGACCACGTGAGCGGCCAGCTCAGCTTCAGAGTCAGCCTCACCTCTCCTGGTTCTGAAG AAGCAGCCGTGGATCTTGGAGCGACCGCGCTGGGGGGCGCTGAAACGCCGTCAGATGATGAAGACCTGCCGCACTCTTCCTCCCCTCATTGCGTGTTCGAGCCATCCCTGTCCGGTCCGGAAGTGGGCCGCCTGAACGGTTTCTACGGCGACGGCACCCTGTGGTGTGAAGccagagagaggggaggggcttCAGGGCCCCACTGCCAGAGGCAGGTGTCCCTCAACGACTACCTGGACGCCATCGAAGCCCCTCCCAGCATGGGGGGGCGAGCGGCGCCTCTGCCAAGGCTCCGCTCCAGTTTCCCCACGGACACCCGGCTCAGCGCCATGCTGCACATCGACTCGGACGAGGAGGAGGACGCGGCGGGTCGGCGGCAGGAGGCGGAGCCACAGCAGAGCGCAGCCGCCGGGTCTGACGACCCTGAAGCCGGACCGGAGGCCGGTGTCTCAGGGACGGGCGGGTCTGCCGCAGAGCTGTCACAGGTCCAAACAGAACCGGGCTGTTGTGAGAATGATGGggcctctggctcctcccacgGACCGCTGTCACCCATCCAG GAGGTGGATGCTGGGAAAGAAACGGCTCCAAAGGCAGAGGAAGAGGGGGCGGAGTCATCCAGCAGCGAGGCCACCGGGCCAGCCGGAgcggcccccacccccagcagCAGCGCAGGGGTCACTGTGGGGGGTTCTGAGCCTG GAGCTGAGGGGGGCGGAGCCCCGGAGAAGGGAGGAGCCGTGTGGAGGAGGCTGTCTGAGGGGTTGGAGCAGAACCAGGACAAATCCAGAACCAGGAAGGATGAAGCCCGGACCAGGCCTGGGGAAGGAGAGACAG gcGCTGTGGCTGCCGGCGGCGGCCATCAGTCCGTCCGTTCTCTGCCATCGGTCCGTAATGATATCAGCCGCTACCAACGGGTGGATGAAGCGCTGCCTCCGG ACTGGGAGGCTCGGGTCGACAGCCACGGCCGCATCTTCTACGTGGACCATGTCAACAGAACCACCACGTGGCAGCGGCCCACGGCGCCCCCCGCCCCACAGACCTTTCAGAGGTCCAGCTCCACCCAGCAGATGGAGCAGCTGATCCGCAG GTACCAGAACATCCACAGGACCATGACCAACCACTGCAGAGCCGAGGAGCAGCCGGCAGCTGAGCTGCAGGGAGACGAGGTGGAGGCTCCGCCCCTCGTTTCAG ACCTGCGCAGGGACAGTGGTCAGTCTGGGTCCAGGTCTCGAGTGTCCCTCCTCCAGTCCCCCAGCTGCAGGTTCCTCAGTAGTCCAGACTTTTTCACTGTGCTGCATTCAAACCCC AGTGCCTACCGCATGTTCTCCACCAACACGTGTCTGAAGCACATGGTCAGTAAGGTCCGCCGGGACGCACACCACTTTGAGCGGTACCAGCACAACCGCGACCTGGTGGCCTTCCTCAACATGTTTGCCAACAAGCAGCTGGAGCTGCCCAGAGGCTGGGAGATGAAGCACGACCACACGGGCAAG TCTTTCTTTGTAGATCACAACTGCCGCGCCACCACCTTCATCGACCCCCGCCTGCCAGTCCAGAGCGCCCGGCCCCCCAGTGTGCTGGCTCACCACCAACACTTGACACGGCAGCGCAGCCACAGCGCCGGAGAGGTTAGCCCCCGCAGACGG TGGAGGGAGGACTCCCGGCACGCCGGGCCGGCAGTGCTGCCGCGACCTTCAAGCACCTTGACCTCAGCCGGGCGGGGTCAGGTCCAGGAGGCGGTGCCAGCAG CTTACAACGAGAAGATCGTGGCGTTCCTGCGTCAGGGGAACATCTGCGAGATTCTGCAGGAGAGACAACCCGACCTGAGCCGGAACCAGCTTCTCAG GGAAAAGGTCCAGCTGATCCGCTCAGACGGCGTGCCGGCCCTGAACCGGCTGTCCGGAGACGCAGACCTGGTCATGCTGCTCAG CTTGTTTGACGAGGACATCATGTCCTACGTGCCCCCCCACGCCTTACTGCACCCCAGCCACTGCCAGTCCCCCTGGGGGTCGCCTGCGTCCTCCCCCCAGAACTCGCCGG gcacTCAGAGGGCCAACGCCAGAGCCCCCGCCCCCTACAAAAGAGACTTTGAAGCCAAGCTACGCAACTTCTACCGAAAGCTGGAAACCAAAGGTTACGGCCAGGGTCCCGGGAAGCTGAA GCTCAGCATCCGGAGGGACCACCTGCTGGAAGACGCCTTCAACCAGATCATGTGCTACTCCAGGAAGGACCTGCAGCGCAGCAAGTTCTACGTCAGCTTTGTGGGGGAGGAGGG ACTGGACTACAGCGGGCCTTCCAGGGAGTTCTTCTTCCTGGTTTCGAGGGAGCTCTTCAACCCTTATTATGGTCTGTTTGAGTACTCGGCCAACGACACCTACACGGTTCAGATCAGCCCCATGTCAGCCTTTGTGGACAACCATTATGAATG GTTCCGGTTCAGCGGCCGGATTCTGGGTCTGGCTCTCATCCATCAGTACCTGCTGGACGCCTTCTTCACCAGACCCTTCTACAAGGGTCTCCTGCGCAT CCCGTGCGACCTGACCGACCTGGAGTACCTGGACGAGGAGTTCCACCAGTCGCTGCAGTGGATGAAGGACAACGACATCGAGGGCATCCTGGAGCTGACCTTCACCGTCAACGAGGAGGTCTTCGGACAG ATCACAGAGCGGGAGCTCAAGCCCGGAGGGGGGAACATCCCGGTGTCGGAGAGGAACAAGAAGGAGTACATCGAGCGGATGGTGAAATGGAGGATCGAAAGAGGAGTGGTCCAGCAGACCGAAAGCCTGGTCCGAGGGTTCTACGAG GTGGTGGACGCCAGGCTGGTGTCCGTGTTCGATGCCAGAGAGCTGGAGCTGGTGATCGCTGGGACGGCAGAGATAGACCTGTCCGACTGGAGGAGCAACACGGAGTACCGAGGAG gttaccatgacaaccacATCGTGATCCGCTGGTTCTGGGCGGCGGTGGAGAGGTTCAACAACGAGCAGAGACTGCGGCTGCTGCAG tTTGTGACCGGGACGTCCAGCATCCCGTACGAGGGCTTTGCCGCTCTGCGCGGCAGCAACGGACCCCGCAAGTTCTGCGTGGAGAAGTGGGGGAAGGTCACCTCCCTGCCGAG GGCCCACACCTGCTTCAACCGTCTGGACCTGCCCCCCTACCAGTCCTTCTCCATGCTGTTCGAGAAACTGCTGACGGCGGTGGAGGAGACCAGCACCTTCGGGCTGGAGTGA
- the LOC101168099 gene encoding dehydrogenase/reductase SDR family member on chromosome X has translation MTGRSHGWSLSGPAPDPDRFWRSGTMWLLAVLVPLLRLYLCGMKVLWYQMRHRSFRLPVLPQQKGRVAIVTGGTRGMGLETARHLAGLGMRVIIAGNEREEGSAAIRTINAESGEGQAEFMFVDLTSLKSVRHFAQAFRDTGLPLHVLVNNAGTMLVPERRTEDGFEFHWSLNYLGHFLLTNLLLDLLKSSGGRGCCSRIINMSSATHYAGELHLDDLNRRICYSSHGAYAQSKLALVLFTYYLQEQLSAGGFPVTAIAVDPGMVDTALYDNLWTLAQMLKRPVAKILFRTPAEGASISVYAAAAAEMEGVGGCYLYNGRKTRSSESSYDPELQEQLWKKSCQLVGL, from the exons ATGACGGGGCGGAGCCACGGTTGGTCTTTAAGCGGCCCGGCTCCGGATCCGGACCGCTTTTGGAGAAGCGGGACTATGTGGCTGCTGGCGGTTCTGGTTCCGCTGTTGCGGCTGTACCTGTGCGGGATGAAGGTCCTCTGGTACCAGATGAGGCACCGCTCCTTCCGGCTGCCGG TCCTGCCACAACAAAAGGGGAGGGTGGCCATTGTGACGGGGGGCACCAGAGGGATGGGCCTTGAGACGGCGAGACACCTGGCAGGTCTGGGCATGCGTGTGATCATCG CTGGAAACGAGAGAGAAGAGGGGTCGGCGGCCATCAGGACGATCAATGCGGAGAGCGGTGAAGGACAAG CTGAGTTCATGTTTGTGGACCTGACGTCTCTGAAGTCGGTGAGACATTTCGCGCAGGCCTTCAGGGACACGGGTCTACCTCTCCACGTGCTGGTCAATAACG CCGGAAccatgctggttccagagagaCGGACGGAGGACGGCTTTGAGTTCCACTGGAGCCTCAACTACCTCGGCCACTTCCTGCTGACCAACCTGCTGCTGGACCTGCTGAAGAGCtcaggggggcggggctgctgCTCCCGGATCATCAACATGTCCTCCGCCACGCACTACGCCGGGGAGCTCCACCTGGACGACCTGAACAGGAG GATCTGCTACAGTTCCCATGGAGCTTACGCCCAGAGCAAGCTGGCTCTGGTCCTCTTCACCTACTACCTGCAGGAGCAGCTCAGTGCCGGTGGCTTCCCCGTCACCGCCATCGCCGTGGACCCCGGCATGGTGGACACGGCGCTCTACGACAACCTGTGGACCCTGGCGCAGATGCTGAAGAGGCCGGTGGCTAAGATTCTGTTCAGG ACGCCAGCAGAGGGCGCCTCCATCTCCGTCTACGCCGCTGCAGCCGCAGAAATGGAGGGGGTGGGCGGCTGCTACCTCTACAACGGCCGGAAGACCCGATCCTCTGAGTCGTCCTACGACCccgagctgcaggagcagctgtGGAAGAAGAGCTGCCAGCTGGTGGGGCTGTAG